Part of the Desulfovibrio sp. TomC genome, TCCAGGCCAAACGCTTGCGACGGCAGGGACGGGAGCGGGCAATTTCCCCGCCAGATAGCTTCCAGGGTGTCTTGCAGGGTGCGATAGTTGACGGGTTTGGTGACAAATCCGTCCATACCCGATTCCAGGCATTGCTGGCGCACGTCTTCCACGGCATGGGCCGTCACCGCGATGATGGGCACACCCGGGTCCAGGGCCGGGAGACCGGCCGGGCCGCCGTTTCGGATGGTCCGGGTGGCCGTGATGCCGTCGATTTCCGGCATCTCGATATCCATGAGCACGGCGTCAAAGCGCTGTTGGGCCAAGGCGGCGTAGGCTTGCCGGGCCGAGTCGGCCACGGTCAGCGTGTGCCCCATGCGGCCCATGTGCAGCCGGGTGACGGCGGCATTGAGCTCGTTGTCCTCCACCAACAGGATGCGCAGGGTCTTTTGCCCGGCGGCGACGCCGCCGGCCGGCGCGGCCGCCCGGCGGATCACGGCATCGGCGTTTCCGGGCAGCAGAAACACGGTGAAGGAGAAGACGCTGCCGGCGCCCAAGCGGCTGGCGACGGCGATATGGCCGCCCATGCGCTCCACGAGTTCCTTGCTGATGGCCAGCCCCAGGCCCGTGCCGCCGAAGCGTCGGGCGATATGGCCCGGTCCCTGGTTGAAGCTCTCGAAAAGTTCGGCCGAGCGGGTCGGATCGACGCCGATGCCGGTATCGCTGACGGTAACAGCCAGCCCGACCCGGCCCGGCGGCGTGTCTGGGGCGGCAACCGGGGCAACCGTCAGGGACACGGTCCCGGCAGCGGTGAATTTGACCGCATTGCCGAGGAAGTTGAGCAACACCTGACGCAGGCGGCCGGCATCGCCGCGAAGGGCGGTCGGCACGGCCGCGTCTACGGAAACGGTAAAGGCCAGTCCTTTTTGGCTGGCGGCCAGCGCAACGGTCCGGGCGGCTTCGGCTATGACCTCGCGCACGTCGAAGTCGATGCGTTCCAGGATCAATTTGCCGGCTTCGATTTTGGAAAAATCCAGAATGTCGTTGACCACGCCAAGCAGGTGCCCGGCCGAGTCGCGGATGGTGCGCAGATGCCCAAGCTGTTCCGGGGTCGCTGGCCCGGCCAGCAGAACGTCGGTGAGGCCCATGACGGCATTGAGCGGGGTACGGATTTCATGGCTCATGACGGCCAGAAAGACCCCTTTGGCCTGGGAGGCTTCCTCAGCCACGGTTTTGGCCTGCTCAAGGCTCGCCTGGCGCTGTTTTTCCTGGGTGATGTCGTCAAAAGCCCAGACCACGAGGGAATCCGGAGCTTCGGGGTTTACCCGCTTGCCGTGGATGCGAATCCAGAATTCCTGGCCGTCCTTGCGAACGACCCGGCATTCCTGGCTGATGGAACCCTGGCTGGCGAGGACTTGGTCAAATTGTTCCTTGGCCACCATGTCCTGCTCCTGGGTGCTGAGCAACTCGGCGGTATTGCGGCCGATGAGTTCCTCCTGGGGATAGCCGAGCATCTCCGCGCCCCGGGCGTTGATATCGGTGCAGATGTCGCCGCGGGTGGTGGCCAGCCCGACTTGCGTGTTGCCAAGCACGACGTCGCGTTGGGCCAGGGCCTGGCGCAGGGAATTTTCGGCCCGGTGGCGGGTGGTGACGTCGATATAGGAGAACACCCGGCCGATATAGACGCCGTCCTGGCGGATGGGTCCGCTGCGGCGTTCGATGTAGCGTCCGTCGTGGAGCTCCAGGCAGGTTTCCGACAGGCTTTCGGTGTCGGCCATCAGGCGGTGAAAGAGCAGCCTGACCTCCTGGGCGCCGACAATCTGGTTGAGGATGGGGCTGAAGCGTTGGAAGGCGTTTTCCCCTGTGGCCCAATCCGGCGGCAGGTTCCAGATTTCCAGAAAGCGTTGGTTGAGGGCCAGGACTTCAAAGTTCGGAGGAGCGGCGGAGACGCAGACAACGGCTTCGGCCGTGGATTCCAAAATGGCGATATACAGGGCCATCTGGCGCGACAACAACTCCTCGGCCCGGCGTCGCGCTTCGATCTCCTCCACCAGACGGGTGTTGGCCGTTGCCAGTTCGGCCGTGCGCTCCTCCACCCGCCGGGCCAGCAGCAACCGGTGTTCTTCAACCTCGGCCCGGGATTCGCCAAGCCAGCGCGAGGTCTCGCGCAGCCGGGCGGCCATGGCGTTAAAGGCCGTGCCCACCCGGCCCAGGGCGTCGGCGCTGTTGACGGGCACGGACTGGTCGAGATCCCCGGCCTCCACGGCTTCCAGGGCCTGGCGCAAGGTATCGACCGGCTCAAGCACGAAGCGGTGGAGCATCAGGTTGAGCAGCCCGGCCAAAAAGATATAGGCCCCGACCACGGCCAGGGCGAAGATGGTCCAGACCTGGGCGGCCAGGGGCGAGGTTTCCTGTAAGGCGTAGCGCAGCCGCAGGAAACCCAGATCCTGGCCTTTGTCGTCGCGGATGGGTTCGACCAGGGTGGCGGTCAGCCGGTCGTCTTTGGCCGAAACGGTAAAGACCCGTCCTGTCGGCAGACTGCCGTCGTTTTCGTTGGCCAGCGGTCCGGCTGCGCTGTCGCCGGCCGTGGCCACGAGACGGCCTGTGGCCGTGAACAGGCTGGCTTCGGTGACGCCATCGACCCGAACGAGTCGGTTTAAGATGTCTGCGGCGGCGTTTGCCGCCTGGGCCACATGGAGCAGGGGAGCGAGATTTTCCAGGCGGTGGGCGGCCAGAACGCCAAGCAGGGTGCGGGTCCGATTTTGGGCGGCGGCCTGCCGGTCGTTCATATACAGGCGCAAAACACCGCCGAAAGCTGCCGCAGCAGCCAGGAAAGCGAGTAGAATCGCCGTATTGATCTTGAGTCTCAGGGATACGCCGCGCATGAAGTGTCCGCCGCCTCGCTCCGACAAACCCCGCTGGCCGGGGATTGCCGGGAAAAACCGCGTTGCAGCGGCTGGCAGTATGAATTTCTAGCTTTCTTAAAAACAACCGGGAAAGGTGTCAAAGCCTTTGCGAGGGGGGGGCCGTGTCAGCGCGCCACCCGGTTGGCCGCGTAATAACTGGAGCGCCAGTAGGGGGCCAGCAGATACTCCTGGCGCACCCGGCCGCCCGAGGAAGGGCTGTGAATGAAGCCCCCGTGGCCGTCAAAGATGCCCACGTGGAGGCTGGAGAGTTTGCCCGAGGGCGCAAAAAAGATCAGATCGCCGGCTTGCAGTTCTTCCCGGGGCACGGGGCGTCCGGCCATGAGTTGATCCTGGGTGCGGCGCGGCAGGCGGATGCCGTGGCGGGCGTAGACCCATTGGACAAAGCCCGAACAGTCAAAGCCCTGCCCCGGCGACTCGCCCGCCGCACGATAGGGCGTGCCGATCTGGGATTTTGCCGTCTCCAGCAGGGTCTCCTGGGCCGGGGCCAGGGAAACCGGTTCGCGGCCGCCCCCGGAAAAGGCGCAGCCGCCAAGGGAGAGGGCGCACAGGAGCAGCAGGGTGATGCGGCAGGTGACAGACATGATCCCGGACCTCCGTCCAGGAGATGAGCAAATCCCGTGCCGCTGCCCAGGCTAGCGTAAATCCCGGACCCGGACCTCGATGCCGTCGCCGGCCAGAAGGGCCGCGAGCTGCTTGGGGTCGGTGTCGCCGTAGTGATACGGATACAGCACCTTGGGCCGCACCATGCGG contains:
- a CDS encoding ATP-binding protein, whose protein sequence is MRGVSLRLKINTAILLAFLAAAAAFGGVLRLYMNDRQAAAQNRTRTLLGVLAAHRLENLAPLLHVAQAANAAADILNRLVRVDGVTEASLFTATGRLVATAGDSAAGPLANENDGSLPTGRVFTVSAKDDRLTATLVEPIRDDKGQDLGFLRLRYALQETSPLAAQVWTIFALAVVGAYIFLAGLLNLMLHRFVLEPVDTLRQALEAVEAGDLDQSVPVNSADALGRVGTAFNAMAARLRETSRWLGESRAEVEEHRLLLARRVEERTAELATANTRLVEEIEARRRAEELLSRQMALYIAILESTAEAVVCVSAAPPNFEVLALNQRFLEIWNLPPDWATGENAFQRFSPILNQIVGAQEVRLLFHRLMADTESLSETCLELHDGRYIERRSGPIRQDGVYIGRVFSYIDVTTRHRAENSLRQALAQRDVVLGNTQVGLATTRGDICTDINARGAEMLGYPQEELIGRNTAELLSTQEQDMVAKEQFDQVLASQGSISQECRVVRKDGQEFWIRIHGKRVNPEAPDSLVVWAFDDITQEKQRQASLEQAKTVAEEASQAKGVFLAVMSHEIRTPLNAVMGLTDVLLAGPATPEQLGHLRTIRDSAGHLLGVVNDILDFSKIEAGKLILERIDFDVREVIAEAARTVALAASQKGLAFTVSVDAAVPTALRGDAGRLRQVLLNFLGNAVKFTAAGTVSLTVAPVAAPDTPPGRVGLAVTVSDTGIGVDPTRSAELFESFNQGPGHIARRFGGTGLGLAISKELVERMGGHIAVASRLGAGSVFSFTVFLLPGNADAVIRRAAAPAGGVAAGQKTLRILLVEDNELNAAVTRLHMGRMGHTLTVADSARQAYAALAQQRFDAVLMDIEMPEIDGITATRTIRNGGPAGLPALDPGVPIIAVTAHAVEDVRQQCLESGMDGFVTKPVNYRTLQDTLEAIWRGNCPLPSLPSQAFGLEVFAPGKAREAMGLSWPQFRGLLHTSYDEGSKRLAEARLAVENGDHEQAVLAAHTFKGTAATIGSYASRQAAVLLEQALGRHDAAEIQSLLDQMQALWNQVRLALETWTCPDEG
- a CDS encoding C40 family peptidase translates to MSVTCRITLLLLCALSLGGCAFSGGGREPVSLAPAQETLLETAKSQIGTPYRAAGESPGQGFDCSGFVQWVYARHGIRLPRRTQDQLMAGRPVPREELQAGDLIFFAPSGKLSSLHVGIFDGHGGFIHSPSSGGRVRQEYLLAPYWRSSYYAANRVAR